The genomic window ATCTTCCAGTGCCTCTCCACCTCGCTCTCGCGCAGCTTCTATATCGGCACCAGCTTTATGGATTGCGGTCATCACCTCTCTAAGCGCTTGCTCTTTGGAGGCAATCGCGCGGTCGGTTGCAATAGCTATACATTCCACGTGGCCGTTGGGCCACTTGATGACATCTTTGGAGTACCAGGCAATTTTGCCAAAGCCACTAGTTTCTACAATATCGGCCCAGGGTAGAGATTGCTCGAATGCTGCGGGTGTAGCTCGGTTAGCTTGACCGAGAATATATTTGGGGGCTAGTGGCGGTGCCTGAGGAATAATAAGCACATCTGCGCCACCGTGAGGTAGTTTATCCATGCGCAGCCCATAACTATTCAAATATTTGTGCAGCACCACAGAATGGGTTGAGAGCAGATGCGGCACCCCCACTTTAAGCTGGAGTAGCTGATTGGAATTTAGATTTTTGATGGCGTTCGCTAAATCTTGATTCGGCGTTCGATCTTTTCTGTGTGGGCTAAGCTCGAGCTGCCCTGCAATAATCTCGTTAACTGCAAGTGCATTGCCGTCGCGGTGCATTAACCCTATCCAGCGAAAATCCCCCATCTCTCGGTACATATCCATAGCCAGCGGGCTCATTACAAATGCCAGGTCTGCTCTACCCTCATAGAAGTGGGCGCGCAATAGATCCCAGTTATTCATTTTAGATAACTGAAAATCAGCGTACTGCATATGCGGTGCATAGCGCTCATAGGCCACAAGCGCGGCATAGTGGTCGGCTAAGGGAATATACAATGCCCGAATGGGCTCTTTATTCGCTCCATAAGCGTGTGTAGTTACGATACAAAAGCACAGCCCAATGCGGACCAACTGCTGTATTAAAAAACATTTTAGCGAGCTCTTGGAAAGGTAACTGCGGCACAAGCAAGCATTCAACGGCCTGTCTCCAATTTGATTTATGCCCTTTAAGCATAGACCAAGACTCGCAAATAGCAGGGGCTAGCACGTTATTTTGGAGGCAGTCATTCAAGCCTTGTGGTGAGCCTAGAAAGCAAAGCCCGCAGCGTAAAAACGCCACGAGCCTTAAATTGGGAGTGTGCAATAACGCTATAAACTACGGGTTTGGCGCCACTAATACATCTTTAGCTTCGCGCCAGCTATTTTCACCGCGCTTGTACACCTCAAATGATCCACCGTCGTCCCATACACTTGCGCCAAAGCCGTACTGAATAGCAAATGTGGCATGGGCACCTAAATAAGCCAAACGAGCCTGCTGGTTACATACATTCTGCGGTGCAGTAAAATCGTAATGGGCAGCGCCAAATTCGTTCACCATAACGGGTATGTCGTGCTGCTCAGACCAAGTATTTGCGCGCTTATATATGTTCTCTAGGTCGGTGTAATCTTGCTCTGTACCCCACGATCGTACGCACTGACCGCCAAACTGCCAAGGGTCGTAGGAGTGAAAGTTACCAATAAGGTAATCATCATTAGGGATTGCAGCCGCAAGTAAGGCATCCACAGGGGTATACCCATTACCAGAGAACACTACCAATCGCGTGGGATTGGTTTCGCGAATAATATCGAGAATACGTGGGTTGAGGTCATCCACATCGGCCACTGTCATGCCGTTTGGCTCATTGAGTATCTCAAACATTAAGCGAGCCGACTTATTCTTAAAGCGTTCGGCAATTTGCTGCCAAATTGCATCAAAGCGATCGCGGTATGTTTGATTGCCGTAGTTTTCTTTTAGCCAGTGTTCGTGGTGGGCATTAAGAATTACGAAATAGCCCTGCGCCAAGGCCCAATCTACAATCTGCTCAGTGCGATCCATACGTGCTGCATTTACAGCGTAGGGGGCTGTATCAGCCGTGTGATCATCCCAAGTTGCTGGGATGCGTACATGGCGGAAACCTGCATCCTTGTAGGCTTTAAAATAGTATTCCTGCGCAGCCGGTGCCCAGTCACCTTCGTTGGGGAAGGCATCTAAGGTATTGCCTAGGTTAATACCTATTCCCATACCCAACACGGCGTTTTCTGGGGTGTAAACGGTATTATCGGTGTAATTAAAGGCAATGGAATCTAACCCAATAGCAGCGCCTTCGCCGGCCATGGTTACCCTTATTACTTGCGCGCCATCGCTTATGTACACGCCGTTAAGCGTATATTCGCCAAATGCGGTGCTGTCATTAGCGGCAATATCAACTGTGCCTAACACTGCGCCATCTACACTCAGCGCCAAACCGGCAGTATTAGCTGCGTGCGGCTGTACCGCAAAACTAATGTCAAACAAACCGGAAGTTTGCACTGTTAGTGAATATTCTACGTACTCGCCTGACTGCATATCCGTAATAGCATAGCCGTCCGCAATGGCCACTATATCTACATCGTCAGTTCGCAACTCACCGCCACTGTTACCAGTGGTGTTATCTAATGCCGAAGAAGCACAGGTATCGTAATACTCCGCTTGCACCATGGTAGTATCACTTGCAGATAATAGCGCTGGTGCCATTTCATGCTGGCACGCTAAAGCATCGCCACCAGAGGAGCTAGAGGAACTATTAGACGAAGAGCTGGAACTGGACGAACTAGAGCTTGAAGAGGAGCTTGAGGAACTAGTTGAAGAACTGCTCGAAGAGCTACTAGACGAACTGCTGCTAGACGAGCTAGAGGATGAGCCACTTGCAGCACCGCCATCACTCCCGCCACCACAGGCAGTAAGCCCGGCAAAGCAGCTTATAAGTAGCGCGGATTTCAAAAAGGTAAGCTTTCGTGTACAGCTAAACGCAGTGCGGGTAAAGTCTAAAAGAAACATCAATCACTCCAGAATTTTCTTATTTTGGTTATTTTCTCACTTTCGTTCACGGCGCTGCTAAGTGAGCATACAGCTATTTATAACGGCCCAGTACGCAAACGCCAATAAGCGCAATAATCTACTCAAGCCCGCCTTTGTGTCGCCCAGAGTCCCGTATTTACGTAAGTTCGTACCTCGCACTCACGCTTTTGTGCCGTATTATGCATAAAAATCCGTCGCCAATGGGTGATGCCCCCAGCAAACCACAAATTCGCTTTTACCCTGCTAAGCCACAATATCCGCTATTATTTTAATTGCGCTAACTAAGATCCAGCTATAAACCAAATAGCACCAAAACAATAAAGGCCAATTCAACTTTGAACCAAATAGCTCACGATACACTGCTGTTTAACCTGCACGACCTTATTTTACTGATGGCCGTAGGCCAATACGTATTACTGGCCGTACTGCTATTTTGCACGCGTAAACAAACCGAAAAGAGCAGCTATTTACTGTGTGCCTTTCTACTATTAAACGCGGCACAATCGGTAGACACTCTGATAATTTGGAGCGATCAACTAAGACTATTAACGCTTAACTGGCACCCGAACTTATTCTTTTGGGGGCACATAGGCGTTTGGCTACAGGGGCCATTACTGTATTTATACGTAGCCAGCGTGCTTTATAAAGATTTTCGTTTTAAACCTACAGATGCGTTGCACCTATTACCTGCAATAACGGTAACCGGCTTACTTGTAAATGCTTACTACAGCCTGCCAAAAGCCGAACAAATACAAGGTATGCAAAACTTGCAATTTATGTGGACCCCTCTAATGGGTAACCTCACCACACTGCGGTACCTAAGCGTGGTTGCGTATGGCGCATGGTGTTTGTTTGCGCTTGCCCGTTACCGCAAACAACTTAGGCATCAATATGCCAATTTAGAAGTAAGCGAACGCAGCTGGCTAACATGGGTGGTATTGGGGGTTGTGCTTATAGCTAGCTGGGCACTTGTCGTACACCTCATAGGCAATAATATTGAACATACCCTGTCAAACTTTATGGGTATAGGCGGCAATTATTTTTCTTTTATATTTGTTAACTCGTTGGTGTTTACCAGTATTCGCTACACCCATTTATTTGATGGCTTAAGCAGTACACAACCCGTTAGCGCAGAAGAACCAACCGCAGAGGAAAAAGGCTTTAAGGACGAGCACATACTGCGTATTCAAAACTATATGCAACAACATAAACCCTATTTAGATAACAACATTAACTTAGAGCATCTTGCACAGAAGGTTTCCTTACCGGAACGCACCCTATCGCGCATAGTGAATCAGCACTTTAATAAAAACTTCTTTGAATTTATAAACACTTACCGAATAGACGAAGCTAAAAAACTGCTGAAACAAGATAAAACAAAAGCAATAATTGATGTGCTCGCCGAGGCGGGTTTTAGCAGCAAATCTACATTTAACTCTATATTCAAACAGCAAGTAGGTATGACCCCTTCGCAGTACCGCAAACTAGAGTAACCCCCATGTACCATTTTAAGCAGCGGCAAATAAAAAATGCCTTTACGGCATATATCAATGCGGTAAAGGCA from Saccharophagus degradans 2-40 includes these protein-coding regions:
- a CDS encoding ABC transporter substrate-binding protein; amino-acid sequence: MNACLCRSYLSKSSLKCFLIQQLVRIGLCFCIVTTHAYGANKEPIRALYIPLADHYAALVAYERYAPHMQYADFQLSKMNNWDLLRAHFYEGRADLAFVMSPLAMDMYREMGDFRWIGLMHRDGNALAVNEIIAGQLELSPHRKDRTPNQDLANAIKNLNSNQLLQLKVGVPHLLSTHSVVLHKYLNSYGLRMDKLPHGGADVLIIPQAPPLAPKYILGQANRATPAAFEQSLPWADIVETSGFGKIAWYSKDVIKWPNGHVECIAIATDRAIASKEQALREVMTAIHKAGADIEAARERGGEALEDIVKIVRKHIPSHSREAIVASLDPELKVINYKHLNIDKAGLAHIMGLAVQANILSEPIDIDAFSDPNFYVNLTQQGCCIDE
- a CDS encoding AraC family transcriptional regulator, with the translated sequence MNQIAHDTLLFNLHDLILLMAVGQYVLLAVLLFCTRKQTEKSSYLLCAFLLLNAAQSVDTLIIWSDQLRLLTLNWHPNLFFWGHIGVWLQGPLLYLYVASVLYKDFRFKPTDALHLLPAITVTGLLVNAYYSLPKAEQIQGMQNLQFMWTPLMGNLTTLRYLSVVAYGAWCLFALARYRKQLRHQYANLEVSERSWLTWVVLGVVLIASWALVVHLIGNNIEHTLSNFMGIGGNYFSFIFVNSLVFTSIRYTHLFDGLSSTQPVSAEEPTAEEKGFKDEHILRIQNYMQQHKPYLDNNINLEHLAQKVSLPERTLSRIVNQHFNKNFFEFINTYRIDEAKKLLKQDKTKAIIDVLAEAGFSSKSTFNSIFKQQVGMTPSQYRKLE
- a CDS encoding cellulase family glycosylhydrolase, with amino-acid sequence MFLLDFTRTAFSCTRKLTFLKSALLISCFAGLTACGGGSDGGAASGSSSSSSSSSSSSSSSSSSSTSSSSSSSSSSSSSSSSSSNSSSSSSGGDALACQHEMAPALLSASDTTMVQAEYYDTCASSALDNTTGNSGGELRTDDVDIVAIADGYAITDMQSGEYVEYSLTVQTSGLFDISFAVQPHAANTAGLALSVDGAVLGTVDIAANDSTAFGEYTLNGVYISDGAQVIRVTMAGEGAAIGLDSIAFNYTDNTVYTPENAVLGMGIGINLGNTLDAFPNEGDWAPAAQEYYFKAYKDAGFRHVRIPATWDDHTADTAPYAVNAARMDRTEQIVDWALAQGYFVILNAHHEHWLKENYGNQTYRDRFDAIWQQIAERFKNKSARLMFEILNEPNGMTVADVDDLNPRILDIIRETNPTRLVVFSGNGYTPVDALLAAAIPNDDYLIGNFHSYDPWQFGGQCVRSWGTEQDYTDLENIYKRANTWSEQHDIPVMVNEFGAAHYDFTAPQNVCNQQARLAYLGAHATFAIQYGFGASVWDDGGSFEVYKRGENSWREAKDVLVAPNP